In a genomic window of Streptomyces koelreuteriae:
- a CDS encoding ANTAR domain-containing protein translates to MAQLARDLVAQDSVRATLDEIAASAVKLVEGCDAAGILTVSKGRAVTLAVCGDMVEESDRLQGELGEGPCFDAARRVDGERLFRIADMTTPQPSWPRFSRAARELGIGSMTGVLLYTEQEDFGALNLYSRRPGAFGKDIEAAGWLLASHAAVALDSARTVDQLEHALETRHAVGEAMGILMERHRLSEDEAFGVLRRISQNHNIKLRDVARRVRVDPPQG, encoded by the coding sequence ATGGCGCAGCTCGCCCGGGATCTGGTGGCCCAGGACTCTGTGCGGGCGACGCTGGACGAGATCGCCGCTTCGGCGGTGAAGCTCGTCGAGGGCTGTGACGCGGCGGGGATCCTGACGGTGTCCAAGGGCCGGGCCGTGACGCTGGCCGTGTGCGGCGACATGGTCGAGGAGTCCGACCGGCTGCAGGGCGAGCTGGGCGAGGGGCCGTGCTTCGACGCCGCCCGCCGGGTGGACGGCGAGCGGCTGTTCCGTATCGCCGACATGACCACGCCGCAGCCGTCCTGGCCGCGGTTCTCCCGGGCGGCCCGCGAGCTGGGGATCGGCAGCATGACCGGTGTGCTGCTCTACACCGAGCAGGAGGACTTCGGCGCGCTGAACCTCTACTCGCGCCGCCCGGGGGCCTTCGGCAAGGACATCGAGGCCGCGGGCTGGCTGCTCGCCTCCCATGCCGCCGTGGCACTGGACTCCGCCCGTACCGTCGACCAGCTCGAGCACGCCCTGGAGACCCGGCACGCCGTCGGAGAGGCCATGGGGATCCTCATGGAACGCCACCGGCTGAGCGAGGACGAGGCCTTCGGCGTACTGCGGCGGATCTCGCAGAACCACAACATCAAGCTGCGCGATGTCGCCCGGCGCGTCCGCGTGGATCCGCCGCAGGGCTGA
- a CDS encoding DMT family transporter: protein MNVTTTRGALLAAFACVLVGASFTANSVLGAYPYAGGQFLRYGLAFLLLLPLAGKGSTARLRALTARQWLRLVLLAAIGMVGFNLAVLAAERTAEPAVPGVFVGCAPVVVAVLVPLLDGRRPSRAVLCGALLVAAGACAVQGWGRTDGAGLAFSACALAGEVGFAVLAVPVLRPLGPRLLSATVCAVAALESAAVGVPADGAGWLRRPDGAEAAALLWQAVVVTVVGFVCWYMGMRRIGAERATLFSGLIPVAAAATAPLVGTGSYGPAQAAGSALVGLGVALGSGALDPAAARRYLGGRARRADPATTFRGNARPEWQGARAPEMPE from the coding sequence ATGAACGTCACCACCACGCGGGGAGCCCTGCTCGCCGCGTTCGCCTGTGTCCTCGTCGGGGCGTCCTTCACGGCCAACAGCGTGCTGGGCGCGTACCCGTACGCGGGCGGCCAGTTCCTGCGCTACGGGCTGGCCTTTCTGCTGCTCCTGCCTCTGGCCGGGAAGGGCTCGACGGCCCGTCTGAGAGCGCTGACGGCACGTCAGTGGCTGCGTCTCGTCCTGCTCGCCGCCATCGGCATGGTCGGCTTCAACCTGGCCGTCCTCGCCGCGGAGCGCACGGCGGAACCCGCGGTGCCCGGTGTGTTCGTGGGCTGCGCGCCGGTGGTCGTCGCCGTGCTGGTGCCGCTCCTGGACGGGCGCCGGCCCAGCCGGGCGGTCCTGTGCGGGGCGTTGCTGGTGGCGGCCGGCGCCTGCGCGGTCCAGGGCTGGGGGCGCACCGACGGCGCGGGCCTCGCCTTCTCCGCGTGTGCCCTGGCGGGAGAGGTGGGTTTCGCCGTGCTCGCCGTACCCGTGCTGCGGCCGCTCGGGCCCCGGCTGCTGTCGGCCACGGTGTGCGCGGTCGCCGCGCTGGAGTCGGCGGCGGTCGGGGTGCCGGCCGACGGGGCCGGGTGGCTGCGGCGTCCGGACGGCGCCGAGGCCGCCGCGCTGCTGTGGCAGGCGGTGGTGGTCACCGTGGTCGGGTTCGTGTGCTGGTACATGGGCATGCGGCGGATCGGCGCGGAACGCGCCACCCTGTTCTCCGGCCTCATCCCGGTCGCCGCGGCCGCGACCGCACCGCTGGTCGGCACGGGCTCCTACGGCCCGGCGCAGGCGGCGGGCAGCGCGCTGGTCGGCCTCGGTGTCGCCCTGGGGTCCGGGGCGCTGGATCCGGCAGCGGCGCGCCGGTACCTCGGCGGGCGGGCCCGGCGCGCCGACCCGGCGACGACCTTTCGGGGGAACGCCCGCCCGGAGTGGCAGGGTGCCCGCGCGCCGGAAATGCCGGAGTGA
- a CDS encoding chitosanase: protein MRHPTPRRTALALFGAALAAAPFLKPPHAMASARAIGLDDPAKKEIAMQLVSSAENSSLDWKAQYQYIEDIRDGRGYTAGIIGFCSGTGDMLDLVELYTDREPGNVLAKYLPALRRVDGCDSHDGLDPGFPGDWRRAARDAAFRRAQDDERDRVYFGPAVRQGKADGLRVLGQFAYYDAIVMHGDGDDPLSFRNIRRRALRTAEPPASGGDEVTYLDAFLDARVWAMKQEEAHSDTSRVDTAQRVFLRKRNLDLDPPLDWKVYGDSYHIG from the coding sequence GTGAGACACCCGACCCCGCGCCGCACCGCCCTGGCGTTGTTCGGCGCCGCCCTCGCCGCCGCCCCGTTCCTGAAGCCGCCGCACGCCATGGCTTCCGCCCGGGCGATCGGGCTCGACGACCCGGCGAAGAAGGAGATCGCCATGCAGCTCGTGTCGAGTGCGGAGAACTCCTCGCTCGACTGGAAGGCGCAGTACCAGTACATCGAGGACATCCGCGACGGGCGTGGCTACACCGCCGGCATCATCGGGTTCTGCTCCGGCACCGGCGACATGCTCGACCTCGTCGAGCTCTATACCGACCGCGAGCCCGGCAACGTCCTCGCGAAGTATCTGCCGGCGCTGCGTCGGGTCGACGGTTGCGACTCGCACGACGGGCTCGACCCGGGTTTCCCCGGCGACTGGCGCCGGGCGGCCCGTGACGCCGCGTTCCGGAGGGCGCAGGACGACGAGCGCGACCGGGTGTACTTCGGCCCGGCGGTCCGGCAGGGCAAGGCGGACGGGCTGCGGGTGCTGGGCCAGTTCGCGTACTACGACGCCATCGTCATGCACGGCGACGGCGACGACCCGCTGAGCTTCCGCAACATCCGCAGGCGTGCGCTGCGCACGGCTGAGCCTCCGGCGTCGGGCGGTGACGAGGTGACATATCTCGACGCCTTCCTGGACGCGCGGGTGTGGGCGATGAAGCAGGAGGAGGCGCACAGCGACACGAGCCGGGTCGACACCGCGCAGCGGGTCTTCCTGCGCAAACGGAACCTCGACCTCGACCCGCCGCTGGACTGGAAGGTCTACGGCGACAGCTACCACATCGGCTGA
- a CDS encoding ankyrin repeat domain-containing protein: protein MQTLTSQDPLAVAVTAAIRDGDLPGLGRLLADHPGLAAARVTEHGEDGKGTRSLLHIATDWPGHFPRGPEVVAALVAAGADPDARFGGAHAETPLHWAASSNDVAVLDALIAAGADIEAPGAVIAGGTPLADARAFGQWRAAHRLIEHGARTTLQDAATLGLLDRVRGYVEAGDPPSPEEITSAFWGACHGGHLPTARYLHEHGADQDWCGYDDMTPLDIARAHDADDVVRWLRDLGAKSRS, encoded by the coding sequence TTGCAGACGTTGACTTCACAGGATCCGCTGGCCGTCGCGGTCACCGCGGCGATCCGGGACGGGGATCTGCCGGGGCTCGGGCGGTTGCTCGCGGACCATCCCGGTCTGGCCGCGGCGCGTGTCACCGAGCACGGCGAGGACGGCAAGGGCACCCGCAGTCTGCTGCACATCGCGACTGACTGGCCCGGCCATTTCCCCCGCGGTCCCGAGGTCGTCGCCGCCCTGGTCGCGGCCGGGGCCGATCCCGACGCGCGCTTCGGCGGCGCGCACGCGGAGACTCCGCTGCACTGGGCCGCCAGCAGCAACGACGTGGCCGTCCTGGACGCGCTCATCGCCGCCGGTGCCGACATCGAGGCCCCCGGGGCGGTGATCGCCGGGGGCACGCCGCTCGCCGACGCCCGCGCGTTCGGCCAGTGGCGCGCCGCTCACCGGCTGATCGAGCACGGCGCCCGCACCACCCTCCAGGACGCCGCCACGCTCGGTCTGCTCGACCGGGTCAGGGGGTACGTCGAGGCCGGGGATCCCCCGTCGCCCGAGGAGATCACCAGCGCCTTCTGGGGAGCCTGCCACGGCGGGCATCTGCCCACCGCGCGGTATCTCCACGAGCACGGCGCCGACCAGGACTGGTGCGGCTACGACGACATGACACCGCTCGACATCGCCCGCGCCCACGACGCCGACGACGTCGTGCGGTGGCTGCGCGATCTGGGCGCCAAAAGCCGCTCGTAG
- a CDS encoding SpoIIE family protein phosphatase encodes MSASNEPPGGAGTLDALGTALADTVRGTGASIGGLYLIEEAEPVLRLVALCGLPIAFSAPWQRLPLTAPVPVADAIHDDTLVTIASQEEMARRYPRAAAVLPYPFALAAVPLTGVRRRWGGIVLMWPAARPRGITPRVRGHITSSARRMARLLDDAAGPPELPDQPRVVPVDAAHHPVQTGLAAADYLERLPEGALALDLEGRVTFATATAAHLLGRPADRLLGTRPWQSLSWLDDPVYEDHYRTAVVGRTPVTFTALRPPGQWLTFQLYPDTSGISVRVVPSEEDAETRPPPAAARSPAAAPTGRLYQLVHLAAALTEAVTVRDLVSLSAHQILPAFGAQGLVLSVAEAGRLKITGYHGYAADVMERLDALSLDTDLTPAGQVLASGTPAFFAGPAELAANYPGAPQISGKQAWAFLPLIISGRPVGCCILSYDQPHTFTADERAVLTSLSGLIAQALDRARLYDTKHRLVHELQRALLPRALPNLSGLDVAARYLPAGHGIEVGGDFFDLLRLDGTTAAAVIGDVEGHSIAAAALMGQVRTAIHAHATAGAAPDEVLVRTNRLLADLDSELLVSCLYAHLDLARHRVAFASAGHVPPLLRHLSRPASVLDVEPGPLLGIDTGGHYPVTTAPLLPGTTLALYTDGLVELPGTDATRTTSDLAGQLDTGDGRDLERLIDRLVQHTTPTGQHTDDIAVLLLRAYGPDGHRA; translated from the coding sequence ATGTCCGCGAGCAACGAGCCGCCCGGGGGCGCCGGGACGCTGGACGCCCTGGGGACGGCCCTGGCCGACACCGTGCGCGGAACCGGAGCCTCGATCGGCGGCCTGTACCTCATCGAGGAGGCCGAGCCCGTGCTGCGCCTGGTCGCGCTGTGCGGACTGCCGATCGCGTTCAGCGCCCCCTGGCAGCGACTGCCCCTGACCGCACCCGTCCCGGTCGCCGACGCGATCCACGACGACACCCTGGTCACCATCGCGAGCCAGGAGGAGATGGCCCGCCGCTACCCCCGCGCCGCCGCGGTCCTGCCCTACCCGTTCGCCCTGGCCGCCGTCCCGCTGACCGGTGTACGGCGCCGCTGGGGCGGCATCGTGCTGATGTGGCCCGCGGCGCGGCCGCGTGGCATCACGCCCCGCGTACGCGGTCACATCACCTCCAGCGCCCGCCGCATGGCCCGCCTGCTGGACGACGCCGCCGGGCCGCCCGAACTGCCCGACCAGCCGCGCGTCGTCCCCGTCGACGCCGCACACCACCCCGTGCAGACCGGCCTGGCCGCCGCCGACTACCTCGAACGCCTCCCCGAAGGCGCCCTGGCCCTCGACCTGGAGGGCCGCGTCACCTTCGCCACCGCCACCGCGGCCCACCTGCTCGGCCGCCCCGCCGACCGGCTGCTCGGCACCCGGCCCTGGCAGTCCCTGTCCTGGCTGGACGACCCCGTCTACGAGGACCACTACCGCACGGCGGTCGTCGGCCGCACTCCCGTGACGTTCACCGCGCTCCGCCCGCCCGGCCAGTGGCTCACCTTCCAGCTCTACCCGGACACCAGCGGCATCAGCGTCCGCGTCGTCCCGAGCGAAGAGGACGCCGAGACCCGGCCGCCCCCCGCGGCCGCCCGCAGCCCCGCCGCGGCACCGACGGGACGCCTCTACCAACTGGTGCACCTGGCCGCCGCGCTCACCGAGGCGGTCACCGTGCGCGACCTCGTCTCGCTGAGCGCCCACCAGATCCTGCCCGCCTTCGGCGCCCAGGGCCTCGTGCTCTCCGTCGCCGAGGCCGGACGTCTGAAGATCACCGGCTACCACGGCTACGCGGCCGACGTCATGGAACGCCTCGACGCCCTGTCGCTGGACACCGACCTCACCCCGGCCGGCCAGGTCCTCGCCAGCGGCACCCCCGCCTTCTTCGCCGGCCCGGCCGAGCTGGCCGCCAACTACCCAGGCGCCCCCCAGATCAGCGGCAAACAGGCCTGGGCCTTCCTGCCGCTGATCATCTCCGGCCGCCCGGTGGGCTGCTGCATCCTGTCCTACGACCAACCGCACACCTTCACCGCCGACGAACGCGCCGTCCTGACCTCCCTGTCCGGCCTCATCGCCCAGGCCCTCGACCGCGCCCGGCTCTACGACACCAAACACCGTCTCGTCCACGAACTGCAGCGCGCCCTGCTGCCCCGGGCCCTGCCGAACCTGTCCGGCCTCGACGTCGCCGCCCGCTATCTGCCCGCGGGCCACGGCATCGAGGTCGGCGGCGACTTCTTCGACCTTCTGCGCCTGGACGGGACGACCGCGGCCGCCGTCATCGGCGACGTGGAGGGCCACAGCATCGCCGCCGCCGCTCTCATGGGCCAGGTGCGCACCGCCATCCACGCGCACGCCACCGCGGGCGCCGCACCCGACGAGGTCCTCGTGCGCACCAACCGGCTCCTGGCCGACCTCGATTCCGAACTGCTCGTCTCCTGCCTCTACGCCCATCTCGACCTGGCCCGCCACCGGGTGGCCTTCGCCAGCGCGGGACACGTGCCGCCGCTGCTGCGTCACCTCAGCCGCCCCGCGTCGGTCCTCGACGTCGAGCCCGGACCGCTGCTGGGCATCGACACCGGCGGCCACTACCCGGTCACCACCGCGCCCCTGCTCCCCGGCACCACCCTCGCCCTGTACACCGACGGCCTGGTCGAGCTCCCCGGCACCGACGCCACCCGGACCACGTCCGACCTCGCCGGGCAGCTGGACACCGGCGACGGCCGCGACCTGGAACGGCTCATCGACCGGCTCGTCCAGCACACGACGCCCACCGGACAGCACACCGACGACATCGCGGTGCTCCTGCTGCGCGCGTACGGCCCCGACGGCCACCGGGCCTGA